The DNA segment GGAGATATATTTATATCTGCATAGTTGAAAAGAAACTTCTGATCAGCTTTTGGGTCATTACTGTATATATTTATATACATAAGGATGTTAGGTTCCTCACGCGAAATCTTAACACCTTCACGTACAACGGCTGGTGGTAACTTATTAATAGCCGCCGAAACTCGGTTCTGTACATTAATAGCATCCACATTAGGATCTGTTCCCAATTTGAATACCACATTAATCTCACCCTCACCATCATTACCAGCATTCGACTCAATATATTTCATGCCAGGAACGCCGTTAAGAGCTTGCTCCAAAGGAATAACAACAGCCTTTATCAGCAATTCATTGTTAGCACCTGGATAGTCGGCTATAACGTTAACCTTAGGAGGTGATATAGAAGGATATTGGGTAATAGGCAAATTGATCAGCGACAAGAAACCTATAAACACAATAACAAGAGAAACGACGATTGCAAGAACCGGTCTACGAATAAACTTTTTGAACATAATTAGTCGGCTTTTAGTTTTATAGACTGCATCACTTCAGCCGGACTCTTATAACGGATAGAAATACGATCTCCGTCCTTCACCTTCTGTATACCGTCTATCAAAATTTTGTCAGTAACTGACAAACCTGATGTTACTACATATATATTTTGTTTTTCAAAAGCTATTTTTATAGGACGCGCATGAACATAACCACCGGCATCAACAACAAAAACATATTTCTGATCTTGAATCTCATAAGTTGCCTGCTGAGGAATGAGCATCGCATTTCTTGCAGGAATATTCATTCTAACAGTACCAGTCTCACCATTTCTAAGAATATGATTAACATTAGCAAACTTAGCACGGAAAGAAATATTACCTGTTCCATTGTCAAACTCTCCCTCTACATTCTGAAAATATCCTTTTGCAGGGAATGTTGTTCCGTTTGCAAGAATAAGAGTAAGTGGCAGTTTATTTCTCTCTGCAGCATGCTGTTGATAATCCAGATATTCTGGTTCTGACACATTGAAGTAAACATATACATTATTATTATCAGAAAGACTTGAAATCAAGTCACCATCTTGCAACAGACTACCTCTCTTGTTTGGTATTCTTCCTAAAATACCAGTAAAAGGAGCGCGAATAAGCGACAACTGCTTGTGCTCAGTGGCAATACGATAATCTGCCATTGCCGCAGTCAACTTAGCTTTTGCCATCTTGCGAGCATTCTTTGACACAATATTATTTGCAGCCAAAGTAGAAGTATTCTGTAAATCAATGCGAGCCTGCTCAGCTTCAGCTTTTGCCTTTTCTACTTCCTGCTGTGCCCCAACCATAAGAAGACGGAACAAAGGCTGACCGGCTCTAACCACCTGTCCTTCGTCAACATATATATCTTGAAGTATACCACCTTGTTGTGCTCTAATCTCAATATTTTTTTGCGACTGTATATTAGCTACATAGTCTTTTGAGATAGACGTATTTGTCACTTCCGGAGTTGTAACTGAATAAACAGTAGATACATCCTTTTCTTTAGTAGATTTACAACTTGTTGTTATCAGCGCCATACCAACGGCAAAAATAAACATTTGTTTATTCATATTTTAACTAAATAAATTTATGGGTGCAAAAGTACTTATATTTAAAGTAGAAAGTCATAATAATCACTTAAAAGAACTTAAAGTGGAATTAAAAGTTTCTAATATGTATTCATGGCAAACAAGCCAAAAAAACACTCGGCGTCGCCTATCGTTATTTTGACAGGCTCCGCCGATGTTTTACCTAGTGAGATAATGTTATCCGCAAACAATATTAAACAATATAAAACAAACGTTCTTTTAATTTTCATACTTTATTCTTGTTATATTTGTGGCAAAATTACATCCTTTTTATGTTAGAAATTAAGAAATCCGATTACATTGTTCTTATCTGAAATTAGAAAGTGATTAGAAAAATGTTACAGAAATTTCTTGTTTATGGCTTTTTATGCCTAAATTTGCCAACAGAAAAATTATATATAGATGGGTAAGAAACAATACAAAGAAGATAATCAATACTTTTTGGTGTCAAAATCGCATGAGCCGGATGTTAAGAAACTTTCAGATGGAATCTTGTACAAAGAACTTAAGAATGGCGATGGACCGTCACCAACACCTGACAGTATAGTATCAGTATACTATAAGGGAATGCTTATAAGTGGTAAAGTTTTTGATGACAATACAGACGGTAACTGTGCAGAAGCTCTTCGTCTTAAAGATCTTATAGCAGGTTGGCAGATAGCCCTTCTGCGTATGCATGTAGGTGATAAATGGGAAATCTGTATCCCTTCTGAATTAGGATATGGTAAGGATGGTTCTTTACGTATACCAAAAAATTCAACACTTATTTTTGAAATTGAACTCGTGGGATTAGCTTAATTTCGTTTTGTAATATGGAAATATATAATCGTGTTGTTCTGTATTTCCATATTATTATTCTATACTACGTATTTCGCTTATTTATCGGTATAAAAATTTGTTTTAGTTTTTAAATAGACATACCTTTGAATTTACAAAAATAATTAATAAAAAGATATGAAAAAAGTGAGCGTTAAATATGTTAATATGTTTGCAAGATTGAATAATTTTGCTAACACACACACACACACACACACACACACACACACACACACACACACAGCTTATATAGACTCTTAAATTTTTTGAAGAAGATATATTTTATATCTTCAAAAAATTGGTCAATTTTATTTTTTTTGCCGTTTTTAGCCTATCTAGGCAGCTATATTCGTGCCCATATTTTTGCGTCAAAATCCGTTTCCTCTCTTGCTTTTTTATGTATATTTCTTATGTCATGTGCGTCAGAAACGTCTGTACCGGGATCAGACTTTTCAGATATTTCATTGATACATCTGGATCTGTCCTCCAATAAGTCAGACAGTACCGGTAATACAACCAGGGCGAACGGTACACTTCTCTATTATGGGGTATACAACTATACTTCAGGCCGGCAGGGAACTAATACAACCCAGGCCAGTATCGTAATGCTTAACAAGCCTGTAACATTAAGAGTAGTTGTACGCCAGCTTAAGGAAACCTTTGGAAATGGTTCATATAGTGTCGTCATTTCAGGCTTCCGCAGTATGATGACCTTTACCGGTCAGATTACGGGCGATTCAATAGATTACAGTCCACAGTCTGCGTTTGATAGTAACAATCAGCTTGTAACAGATGCTGTCCGTTCATTCCCCAACAAGACAGGCGAGCATGTTACAGTATCTGTATACCAAAATCCAAGCGGAGGTAAGTCTAATGCCAAAACCTCAAATTCTACATATGGAACCTTGATATGGAGTACCACATTAAAGACGGCTTACGAAGATATTGCTAGCGGTTATATAGGCACAATAGATAAGAATATGGCCAATACATCCACAAACTATGCTTACTATTATTGCCACAATTACAGTGATGGTACAACAAAGTCTTTTACAAACAGCGGTTGGTATCTCCCAAGTGCAGGCGATTGGTGGGATGTGACTGCAAATTTGGGAAGCTTTTCAGATGCACAGAAGACAACGATAAAGTCAAATCAGACCAATACTACATCTCTTGGTGCATATGTGATAACAGGTCTGCCAAGTACGTATTTTGATAGTTTTAACACGAAACTGTCAGCAGCAGGTGGAGATCAAATAAAACTTGGTTCAGGTGCCTATTATTTTTGGTGCGCGTCAGAGATCGGTGGTAGTTATGCTGTGCGCGTCCTCTTCGTCAGTTCTTACGTCTACTTGAACAGCGACAATAAGATTAGCGGTTATAACTATGTTAGGGCGGTACTAGCATATTAATCTATTTATTACTTTGAAATTTAAAAAAATGAAGAATCAGTTAATTACTGCCTTTAGACGGCCGACACATAAAAAAATCTGTTTAATGGCATTATCTGAGGAGCGTCCAATATATAGGCAACTGGTAGCAGAGAGAGTAAAATCATTTCCACGCTTTTATCGTTAAACGTTTTGATATAAGATATAACAAGCATCATGCCCGTAATTATGATGAACGAAGAAATAGATGTGGGTCGACTCGATTCCTTCCCGTTTCTATTATCTCGCAGTGTCGACAAATATATTCTCAGTGGAGACACCCCCGTGTTGTCACCTGTGGTCGTGAGATTACAGCGGTCATAATGTACGGCATGATGCTTTTAAAATAAAAGCATCAGATGTCATCTGATACATGTACATTAAAAAAAAGTAATATCATGAGAATAAAAGAGAAGTCATTAGAAATGGAGCATGCAGGAGGCATAAAGAATGCCTTCCTTCATAATATGAGTCATGAAATACGTACGCCCTTAAATTCAATAGTAGGTTTTATGCAGCTACTGGATACAGATGTAACCGCCGAAGAGCATGATCTCTTTGTAGGTATCATACATCAGAATACCGAACTGCTGGTACATATGATAGACAATATGCTCCTGATGGCCTCTCTTGAATGCGGTGAGTATCCCATATCCCCGATAGAGTTTGATATCAGCTCACTGATGCACGACCTGGCAGAAGCCCTGCACGGCTATATTCATGCAGGCGTAGAACTGAAAGTAAAGGTACACAAACCGCAGTATGTACGTTTAGACCTTAATAGCCTTAGACGAGTGCTGAAAGCCTTGATACTGAATGCCAACAAGTTTACACCAAAAGGCAGCATAACAGTAGATTATAATGTAGACGGTGATATGTTTAATGTGTCTGTGGCTGATACCGGCATCGGCATAGCTGTGGAAGACCGTAAGAGAATATTTGGTAAGTTTGAGAAACTGGACCATTTCTCTCAGGGATTAGGTTTAGGTCTGCCGATATGCAAGGCTATAGTTAAAAAGTTAGGCGGTAGGATAGGAGTGCAGTCAAAACTCGGATGCGGGTCTACATTCCGGTTTAGTGTGCCATATTGCGATAGACGCGAATAGCGTCACGCAATACGACATAAACCATTTTTACAATTATGCTACGAGTTTCAACCTAAGACTGTTTAGAACCACGCTCACACTGCTCATAGCCATCAAGGCACTTGCCCACATAGGTGTAATCTGAAAGTCGCAAACCTTATATAATACACCCGCAGCAAGTGGTATACATATTATGTTATAGATAAAGGCCCAAAACAGATTCTCATAAATCATACGAGTAGTCTTTCTGCTTAATAATATAGCATCAGGTATGCGGCGTAGGTCTGAACCCATAAGCGTAACCTGAGCTACATCCATAGCAATATCAGTACCTTTACCCATGGCAATGCTCACATCGGCAGCTGCAAGAGCCTGCGAGTCGTTGATGCCGTCGCCTACCATAGCCACGTGCTTGCCTTCGGCTTGCAATTTCCTTACCAGATTCTCTTTGTCTTGAGGCATAACCTTGGATTGATAATGCTTAATACCGGCTTTCTCGGCCCAATAACGTGCGGCCTCGTCTTTATCTCCACTCATCATATAGACATCTATACCTTGGCTCTGCAGACTATCCATAGCCTCGCGCGCATGCGGCTTCAATGTTTCACGTTCTTCTAAGCTAAGAGCGTCTGACCGGGTGAAGTCAACGTCCTTGTTGGGTTCGGTAAGAGTTCCTGTCTTGTCTATAACCATGGCATCTACCTTGCGTATATTCTCAAGCGCTGTAGCGTCTTTGATAAGTATATTTTTTTGAGCAGCCTTGCCAATGCCTACCATTAGGGCAGTAGGAGTGGCCAGCCCCATAGCGCACGGACAGGCTATTACCAGTACAGATACTGCCGATGTGATGGCATGTGGCAGCATAGCTGTACCGCCTACAATCCACCATACGATGAATGTGACTATAGAGATTGCCAATATCGAAGGTACAAATATCATAGCTACCTTGTCAACAACCCTCTGTACAGGTGCTTTTGAGCCCTGAGCTTCTTGTACCATCTTTATGATATGGGCAAGCATAGTCTTGCTGCCCACCTCTTCGGCTTTAAAGCGGGCTATACCCTGTTTTACCATGGTTCCGGTCATCAGTTTGTCGCCTTGAGTCTTGCTTACAGGTACAGGCTCGCCACTTATCATGCTTTCGTCAACATAAATGTCTCCTTTGATGATAGTTCCGTCTACCGGCACCTTATTACCCTGATGTATTTCTATCATATCACCGGGTTTAAGTGTAGAGATTGGTACTTCGCTTACGTTATCTCCATCAACAAGCAGGGCTGTCTTGGGGGCCAGTCCCATCAAAGCCCGTATGGCAGATGCAGTACCGTCTTTGGCACATTCCTCCATAAGTCGGCCGGTTAGTACAAAGGTGATAATCATAACCGATGCATCGTAATAGTGCATGGTACTGAAATTACTGAATATGAAAGCCACACAGGTACTTAGTGCCACCAATGTATCCATGTTTGCCATGCCGTGGAGCAACTGTTTTGATGTATTGACATAAAACTGCCGACCGCAATATATGATGTTCAATAGTGCCAATAGCATCATTGTCTGGTTGGATATGTTATCGTTGCCAATATTGATCCATCCCATAGACAGACTCATCGTGAGTATAGCAAAAATCCATGATACAACGACTTTACGCCTCAGATTCCTGTAGGCATTCTTTTCTATTTCCACTACAGAGCGCTCTTCTTCTATCACAAGGTCATAACCAATCTTAATCACCTCGTCTTTCATTGTCTGAGGTGATATCACTTTATCGTCATACTCTATCAGAGCCGTGCGTGCTGCGAAATTGACGGCCGCCGATGTTACTCCTTGCAGAGAATTGAGCTTTTTCTCTACATTAGTAGCGCAACCTGCGCATGCCATCCCGAGGACAGCTATAGTTTTCTTTTCCATTTGTTTTTCTTTTGAAGATGATAATTAATACTGTTGCAAAGTGGCGCAGAATTATCTTCTGTTACTTTCGACAGAAACCTCAAAAGAGAAATTTTTAGTAGGAGCATATCTTACCGCTGCTCCGATGCGATCACCTATATCACTCATACCATACATGTAACGAGGCATAAACCTGTCATTAGCAAGTGATTTTTGCAGATATACATATCCTGACCAATGCTCGTCGAACTGATATCCCAACACTGCGTTGAGACCTACATTGCGAGATGAATAGCGCCCCCAATTAATGTTGTCGAAATATCCACCCAGAGCCAGTGATAGCTTTTTGCTAAGAGGTACGGCATACATCATCGAGATGTTTTGAGCAAACCCGGCGCCGCTATTTGCTCCCTTTCCGAAAGAAGCGAATACTGATGCACCCAGATTCACATTCATTCCCGGATGCAAATCCCATGAATTGTAGCCCCAATAGTAATAAGGAAACATATTGATAGGTGCCATTGTGCCACGGTCGGTGAGCGTAGGCAGGTTAAGTGTTATAGAATCGTTTACAGGTGCTATAGCCTTTGCAGGCTGTAAGCCACTGTTATCAGGAGCAATATCATTATCGGAGAATTCTATCCCGTTGACGATATCGGATGGTGATGCCAAATTTCCCTTGTCGGCAACTTTCTGTCTGAAGTCGCCTGCTTTGAAATCACTTTGTGCATTGGCAGCACAAAGTGATAATATTGCGAATATAATAATAATAGTTCTTTTCATGTTAGCAAAGTTAGTACATCTATGATAAATAACAAAATAAAAATCATAGAAATTGCAAACATTTTACTATTAATTATCCCTTATAAAGGAATGTTATATTTTACGGTCTTTTAGTGCGTTTTTTCCTTATTTACAGATTCTACGACTTCTTCGACCATCGATTTGTTGGCAAAACGATTTGCATATGAAGAATAATCCGGACGAACGCGTTGGTATTTTGTATCTTGGAACAGCGGACTTGATATGATATGGTCGGCTGTAGTGCGGTTGCAACAGAGCACGATGTTTTCTACACTGCAAAGACGTGTCAATGCGCGGACATCAGAATCGTGTGGCTGTAATGTCATTGGGTCTGTAAAGAAAAATAGATAATCAATACTGCCGCCTACAATCAATGAACCCATTTGCTGGTCTCCACCCAACGGACCGGAATTTAGTATAGTGAAGTCCCATTCTTCATCAGGATGCTTTTTAGTAAGAGCTTCAAGAATAAGTTTACCGGTAGTTCCGGTTGAATAGAACTTATGACCTCTCAACTTGCTTGAATTCCATAGACACCATTCCATCAAATCCTTTTTGTTTGCATCATGTGCAACTAAGCCGATATTCCTTTTTACAAATTCTTCCATAGTAATATTTTTAAATTAATAGAGTGTTTCAATCAGAGGCAAATATAAATAAAAGATATTGGAATGCAAAGGAAATAATGAAAAAGATGCTACTTTCACTTCATAAATAGTATATCATTATCCTTTCAAAGGATTCTCTATACTATGATATTATGTCACGTATGTCCTTGATCAACGAATAGGTGTTCTTTAATGATTCAAATGAAGAACGACAACTGCTGCTTTTGCATTCAACCAAGTCGACAAAATTTTTTATCTCATTGAAATAACCTTGCGTATATATTTGATTGTTTGCCATTACTGGTGAAAAATTATTCCTTGCAGATAATTTTACATATGAAGAATGTCTATGCATAAACTTTTCAGTTGGTACGCCAAATATAGCCTTGCTTTTTGAGGAGAATGCAAGCTCTTCCATTTGTTTTAGAGAATAAGTTCCGTTGGCTGCATTAATAGTTATTGATTCGCATGCATCAGCCCATGTGTATGCTGTTGAAAGTTCAAGTATGCCTGTTGTATCGCAATGCTGAAGAATCAGCATAATGGTCAGACCACCATCTTTATTCTTTACATAATCGATACCTTTAATCTTAGCCTCGCCAAAAAGATATACTACGTAGTCAAGCGGATGTATGAACAAATCAAAAAGAGGATCTCCTTCAGGATATAGGCCTGTAAGGTATTTCAAGTTATAACTTATGCATTTGTCGTGTTTTATTCTATCTGTCAAAGCGTCTGTGAGTGGCGAATACCTCTTCTGCAATCCAGCCATTGAGACAGGTGAACCATATATCTTTACCTTGTCAATAAGATTATTCAATTCTTCAAGAGAATAACAAGGAGGCTTCTCTATGAAAAGAGATTTCCCGCTTTTTAATATCTTTGAAGCTAAATTATAATGTGAAGCAGGTGAGGCCGAAACAAATATTCCTTTAATTTCCTTATCTTCCAATATTTCATCAATGGAGGTCGTTCCCTTTACTCCTGCATATTTGTGTTGTATCATTTTTGCTTTATCGGTAGACTGGCAACAGATATATTTTAATTTAACTTGCAGGTAATTCAGAATGGGGTATAAGTTATTAAGGCTATGGCTTCCTATCCCTACAAATGCGTAGTTGCCGTAATAGACATTCCGCAATAGTTTTCTACTGTTTATGTCTTTGTACCTGTGTATTAATCCATTTATGTATTTCATATTATGTAAAATTACTTTTCGATTTCTGCAAAATATTGTTTGTAAGTCTGTTTTTTGTCTTCCGACCATTGATATTCTCCATAAAAAGCTTCAATAACCCTTTTGGGAAATAGTTTCTCAAAATTTCTCAAAAGGATTATATCATATTTCCTATGATAGTTTATCCAGCAACCATTGCATTCTTTGGTATATTTACATTGTATGCTGCATGAATCTTTGGAATTGAAAATCTCGTCTAATGATTTCTCGTGTATGTTCCCCAAAATTACATCCAGATTCTGGCACAGTGGGACATTGCCGTTAGAATGAATGACCAATTCGCTGAAAATGCTCTGGCATCGCAACTTAAGATGTCCATTACGCCATTCATCATAAAAAGCTACAAAATCATAGTTCTCGTCTGTATCATGAATATTGTTAGGGATATGTCTGATGTAATTCTCCATGTCGGCAGAAAGCAGCTCGCCTGAAGTATCAAAAAAGGACATAGTACCATATATACCTATACGTACATCTATACCATACCTTTTGGCCACATTTATAACAAATTCCATATCCTTGAAATTATTCCATGGAGACAGGCAAAACATTAATGACATGGGCACAACATCCTTAAGAGACTCTACTACATCAATAACCTTATCATAACCATCTCTGCCTCTCATCTCCAGATATGTATTACGATTGCCGTCGAGCGAAAC comes from the Xylanibacter oryzae DSM 17970 genome and includes:
- a CDS encoding FimB/Mfa2 family fimbrial subunit, with the translated sequence MSCASETSVPGSDFSDISLIHLDLSSNKSDSTGNTTRANGTLLYYGVYNYTSGRQGTNTTQASIVMLNKPVTLRVVVRQLKETFGNGSYSVVISGFRSMMTFTGQITGDSIDYSPQSAFDSNNQLVTDAVRSFPNKTGEHVTVSVYQNPSGGKSNAKTSNSTYGTLIWSTTLKTAYEDIASGYIGTIDKNMANTSTNYAYYYCHNYSDGTTKSFTNSGWYLPSAGDWWDVTANLGSFSDAQKTTIKSNQTNTTSLGAYVITGLPSTYFDSFNTKLSAAGGDQIKLGSGAYYFWCASEIGGSYAVRVLFVSSYVYLNSDNKISGYNYVRAVLAY
- a CDS encoding FKBP-type peptidyl-prolyl cis-trans isomerase → MGKKQYKEDNQYFLVSKSHEPDVKKLSDGILYKELKNGDGPSPTPDSIVSVYYKGMLISGKVFDDNTDGNCAEALRLKDLIAGWQIALLRMHVGDKWEICIPSELGYGKDGSLRIPKNSTLIFEIELVGLA
- a CDS encoding methylglyoxal synthase, which gives rise to MEEFVKRNIGLVAHDANKKDLMEWCLWNSSKLRGHKFYSTGTTGKLILEALTKKHPDEEWDFTILNSGPLGGDQQMGSLIVGGSIDYLFFFTDPMTLQPHDSDVRALTRLCSVENIVLCCNRTTADHIISSPLFQDTKYQRVRPDYSSYANRFANKSMVEEVVESVNKEKTH
- a CDS encoding efflux RND transporter periplasmic adaptor subunit, which codes for MNKQMFIFAVGMALITTSCKSTKEKDVSTVYSVTTPEVTNTSISKDYVANIQSQKNIEIRAQQGGILQDIYVDEGQVVRAGQPLFRLLMVGAQQEVEKAKAEAEQARIDLQNTSTLAANNIVSKNARKMAKAKLTAAMADYRIATEHKQLSLIRAPFTGILGRIPNKRGSLLQDGDLISSLSDNNNVYVYFNVSEPEYLDYQQHAAERNKLPLTLILANGTTFPAKGYFQNVEGEFDNGTGNISFRAKFANVNHILRNGETGTVRMNIPARNAMLIPQQATYEIQDQKYVFVVDAGGYVHARPIKIAFEKQNIYVVTSGLSVTDKILIDGIQKVKDGDRISIRYKSPAEVMQSIKLKAD
- a CDS encoding sensor histidine kinase; the protein is MRIKEKSLEMEHAGGIKNAFLHNMSHEIRTPLNSIVGFMQLLDTDVTAEEHDLFVGIIHQNTELLVHMIDNMLLMASLECGEYPISPIEFDISSLMHDLAEALHGYIHAGVELKVKVHKPQYVRLDLNSLRRVLKALILNANKFTPKGSITVDYNVDGDMFNVSVADTGIGIAVEDRKRIFGKFEKLDHFSQGLGLGLPICKAIVKKLGGRIGVQSKLGCGSTFRFSVPYCDRRE
- a CDS encoding radical SAM protein, with protein sequence MYSISDYVHNGRLYLNNITRPQHKTLSSLMIYSTTLCQSKCKHCSIWKKPEEHLSLDDIKKIMKSKCITRKTVIGLEGGEFVLHPQANEIMEWFMNNHPNYTLLSNCLAPTKVKDMVKRYHPAHLYVSLDGNRNTYLEMRGRDGYDKVIDVVESLKDVVPMSLMFCLSPWNNFKDMEFVINVAKRYGIDVRIGIYGTMSFFDTSGELLSADMENYIRHIPNNIHDTDENYDFVAFYDEWRNGHLKLRCQSIFSELVIHSNGNVPLCQNLDVILGNIHEKSLDEIFNSKDSCSIQCKYTKECNGCWINYHRKYDIILLRNFEKLFPKRVIEAFYGEYQWSEDKKQTYKQYFAEIEK
- a CDS encoding Gfo/Idh/MocA family protein; translation: MKYINGLIHRYKDINSRKLLRNVYYGNYAFVGIGSHSLNNLYPILNYLQVKLKYICCQSTDKAKMIQHKYAGVKGTTSIDEILEDKEIKGIFVSASPASHYNLASKILKSGKSLFIEKPPCYSLEELNNLIDKVKIYGSPVSMAGLQKRYSPLTDALTDRIKHDKCISYNLKYLTGLYPEGDPLFDLFIHPLDYVVYLFGEAKIKGIDYVKNKDGGLTIMLILQHCDTTGILELSTAYTWADACESITINAANGTYSLKQMEELAFSSKSKAIFGVPTEKFMHRHSSYVKLSARNNFSPVMANNQIYTQGYFNEIKNFVDLVECKSSSCRSSFESLKNTYSLIKDIRDIIS
- a CDS encoding heavy metal translocating P-type ATPase; amino-acid sequence: MEKKTIAVLGMACAGCATNVEKKLNSLQGVTSAAVNFAARTALIEYDDKVISPQTMKDEVIKIGYDLVIEEERSVVEIEKNAYRNLRRKVVVSWIFAILTMSLSMGWINIGNDNISNQTMMLLALLNIIYCGRQFYVNTSKQLLHGMANMDTLVALSTCVAFIFSNFSTMHYYDASVMIITFVLTGRLMEECAKDGTASAIRALMGLAPKTALLVDGDNVSEVPISTLKPGDMIEIHQGNKVPVDGTIIKGDIYVDESMISGEPVPVSKTQGDKLMTGTMVKQGIARFKAEEVGSKTMLAHIIKMVQEAQGSKAPVQRVVDKVAMIFVPSILAISIVTFIVWWIVGGTAMLPHAITSAVSVLVIACPCAMGLATPTALMVGIGKAAQKNILIKDATALENIRKVDAMVIDKTGTLTEPNKDVDFTRSDALSLEERETLKPHAREAMDSLQSQGIDVYMMSGDKDEAARYWAEKAGIKHYQSKVMPQDKENLVRKLQAEGKHVAMVGDGINDSQALAAADVSIAMGKGTDIAMDVAQVTLMGSDLRRIPDAILLSRKTTRMIYENLFWAFIYNIICIPLAAGVLYKVCDFQITPMWASALMAMSSVSVVLNSLRLKLVA